In a single window of the Thiohalophilus sp. genome:
- a CDS encoding diguanylate cyclase domain-containing protein translates to MADENNTPRILAVDDSRVMRRAMTKVLGTAYHVIEAEHGEDAWTYLTNDPDIQVVFTDLSMPYLDGFGLLERMRSSDDPRLQELPVIIITGKEDDDQTKQLALDKGASDFITKPFDSVQLQARAKAHVNFKQTTRKLTETSDKLEQQAAVDQVTGLGGQTYFCRAADECLAYFKRHGGQFTLLRMDIDDFNSLFINNGKALVDQILQKIGATLTPLVRKEDMLARIGLAKFAMLLRDTSIEDATQLAERIRKEINALSFDTGGQQLHATVSIGLFEPHLTEESDIKTLIADTEKYLNKAIEAGGNQTVIKSLRKVSGAAHLDLKQALKLIGEGKEDLLKPHLGSLIQQVLPLLNYISQQSSDDMAQAVQALKEKLEK, encoded by the coding sequence ATGGCTGACGAGAATAACACCCCCCGTATACTCGCCGTTGATGATTCCCGCGTGATGCGCAGGGCCATGACCAAGGTCCTGGGTACCGCCTATCACGTGATCGAAGCCGAACACGGTGAGGATGCCTGGACCTATCTGACCAACGATCCCGACATTCAGGTGGTCTTTACCGACCTGTCGATGCCCTACCTGGACGGTTTTGGCCTGCTGGAGCGCATGCGTTCTTCCGACGATCCCCGCCTGCAGGAACTGCCGGTCATTATTATCACCGGCAAGGAAGATGATGACCAGACCAAGCAGCTGGCCCTGGACAAGGGAGCCTCGGACTTTATTACCAAACCGTTTGATTCGGTACAGTTGCAGGCTCGCGCCAAAGCGCATGTCAATTTCAAACAGACCACGCGCAAGCTCACCGAAACCTCCGACAAGCTGGAGCAACAGGCCGCGGTCGATCAGGTCACCGGACTGGGCGGTCAAACCTATTTTTGCCGCGCCGCGGACGAGTGCCTGGCCTACTTCAAGCGTCATGGCGGCCAGTTCACCCTGCTGCGCATGGACATTGATGATTTCAATTCCCTGTTTATCAACAATGGCAAGGCGCTGGTCGATCAGATACTGCAGAAAATCGGCGCGACACTGACGCCGCTGGTGCGCAAGGAGGACATGCTGGCCCGGATCGGCCTGGCCAAGTTCGCCATGCTGCTGCGCGACACCAGCATCGAGGATGCCACCCAACTGGCGGAGCGTATTCGCAAGGAGATCAATGCGCTGAGCTTTGATACCGGCGGGCAGCAACTGCATGCGACCGTCAGCATCGGCCTGTTCGAGCCGCACCTGACCGAAGAATCGGATATCAAAACCCTGATCGCGGACACGGAGAAGTATCTCAACAAGGCTATCGAGGCCGGTGGTAACCAGACGGTGATCAAATCCCTGCGCAAGGTCAGCGGCGCGGCACATCTGGATCTCAAACAGGCGCTCAAGCTGATCGGGGAAGGCAAGGAGGATCTGCTCAAACCCCATCTGGGTAGCCTGATACAGCAGGTTTTGCCCCTGTTGAACTACATCAGTCAGCAATCCAGCGATGACATGGCCCAGGCGGTTCAGGCACTCAAGGAAAAACTGGAAAAGTAG
- a CDS encoding ammonium transporter gives MEHFQTATDVLFILLGAIMVLAMHSGFAFLEVGTVRKKNQVNALVKIITDFAASTIAYFFIGYAVAYGSGFFQAAPALTAASGYELVKFFFLLTFAAAIPAIISGGIAERARFYPQLAATFIIVALIYPLFEGMAWNGNFGLQAWLASTFGAGFHDFAGSVVVHAVGGWLALGAVLMLGSRHGRYGKDGRATAAHPPSSIPFLALGAWILTVGWFGFNVMSAQKAGDISGLVAANSLMAMVGGILVALIVGKNDPGFVHNGPLAGLVAVCAGSDIMHPLGALVTGGVAGGLFVWAFTQAQNRWKIDDVLGVWPLHGLCGVWGALAAGIFGLEALGGMGGVSFLSQLVGTLIGVSIALLGGLLVYGVLKATIGIRLTQEQEYRGADLSIHKIASESVID, from the coding sequence ATGGAACATTTTCAGACCGCCACTGACGTGTTGTTCATATTGCTGGGTGCGATCATGGTGCTGGCCATGCATTCGGGCTTCGCCTTTCTCGAGGTCGGCACGGTGCGCAAGAAAAACCAGGTCAACGCGCTGGTCAAGATCATTACCGATTTCGCCGCCTCGACCATCGCCTATTTTTTCATCGGCTACGCGGTGGCCTACGGTAGCGGCTTTTTTCAGGCGGCCCCGGCACTGACTGCCGCCAGCGGCTATGAGCTGGTCAAGTTCTTCTTTTTGCTCACCTTCGCAGCGGCGATTCCGGCCATCATTTCCGGTGGCATCGCCGAGCGGGCCCGCTTCTATCCGCAGCTGGCGGCGACCTTCATCATCGTGGCGCTGATCTATCCCCTGTTCGAAGGCATGGCCTGGAACGGCAACTTCGGCCTGCAGGCCTGGCTGGCATCCACCTTCGGCGCCGGCTTCCATGATTTTGCCGGTTCGGTGGTGGTGCACGCGGTCGGCGGCTGGCTCGCGCTGGGCGCGGTGCTGATGCTCGGCAGTCGCCACGGCCGCTACGGCAAGGATGGCCGGGCTACCGCCGCCCATCCGCCCTCCAGCATCCCGTTTCTGGCGCTGGGCGCCTGGATACTCACCGTCGGCTGGTTCGGCTTCAACGTGATGTCGGCGCAGAAGGCGGGGGATATCAGCGGCCTGGTGGCGGCCAACTCGCTGATGGCGATGGTCGGCGGCATTCTTGTGGCACTGATCGTGGGCAAGAACGATCCCGGCTTCGTACACAACGGCCCGCTGGCCGGGCTGGTCGCGGTCTGTGCTGGTTCCGACATCATGCACCCACTTGGTGCGCTGGTCACCGGCGGGGTCGCCGGGGGATTATTCGTCTGGGCGTTCACGCAGGCGCAGAATCGCTGGAAGATCGACGATGTCCTCGGGGTCTGGCCGTTGCACGGACTTTGTGGTGTCTGGGGCGCGCTGGCGGCCGGGATCTTCGGTCTGGAGGCGCTCGGCGGCATGGGCGGAGTGAGTTTTCTCTCCCAGCTGGTCGGGACCCTGATCGGGGTCAGTATCGCTCTGCTGGGCGGCTTACTGGTCTATGGCGTACTCAAGGCGACGATCGGGATCCGTCTCACTCAGGAACAGGAGTATCGCGGTGCCGATCTGAGTATCCACAAGATTGCCTCGGAGTCGGTGATCGACTGA
- a CDS encoding cation:proton antiporter family protein, whose amino-acid sequence MFENVFVQFGVIIGVAAAAGALAQWLRQPLIVAFIAVGILLGPSAAGWVSDSDEIDLFARLGIALLLFVVGLKLDLHIIRSVGPVALASGLGQVIFTSVIGYLIGLALGMEHITALYVAVALTFSSTIIIVKLLSDKREVDSLHGRIAVGFLIVQDIVVVLVMIGLTAFGQSSTDLNMVQEGLFILLKGALMLVTVAVLMRYVLPPLLHRLAHSAELLMLFAIALAILGAAAGDALGFSKEVGAFLAGISIASTPYRELVAARLVSLRDFLLLFFFIELGAGLELGTLGAQLGAASLFSVFVLFGNPLIVMAIMGYMGYRKRTGFLAGLAVAQISEFSLILAALGLSLGHLQQETVGLITLVGLITISLSTYMILYSHPLYERLAPYLGLFERKIPYREAGQPDGEAENADILLFGLGRFGAAVADNLRNRGYRILAVDFDPEVVRLHTREGYAARYGDAEDPEFIATLPLNQVRWVISTIRDRGINSMLLSGLSQQGYSGRIALSSAHRHDAKLFERDGIDLVLVPYADAAKEAAERIQAADAPPGNRSR is encoded by the coding sequence ATGTTCGAGAATGTCTTTGTCCAGTTCGGAGTCATTATCGGGGTCGCCGCCGCAGCCGGGGCCCTGGCCCAGTGGCTGCGCCAGCCGCTGATCGTCGCCTTTATCGCGGTGGGCATCCTGCTCGGCCCGTCCGCGGCGGGCTGGGTAAGCGACAGCGACGAGATCGATCTGTTTGCCCGCCTCGGTATCGCCCTGCTGCTGTTCGTGGTCGGTCTCAAACTCGATCTGCACATTATTCGCTCGGTCGGCCCGGTTGCGCTGGCCTCCGGCCTGGGACAGGTGATCTTCACCTCGGTGATCGGTTATCTCATCGGCCTGGCGCTGGGCATGGAGCATATCACCGCCCTGTATGTGGCCGTGGCACTGACCTTCTCCAGTACCATCATCATCGTCAAGCTGCTGTCGGACAAACGCGAGGTGGATTCCCTGCACGGGCGCATCGCGGTCGGCTTTTTGATCGTCCAGGATATCGTGGTGGTGCTGGTGATGATCGGCCTGACCGCCTTCGGCCAGAGCAGCACCGACCTCAACATGGTCCAGGAGGGCCTGTTCATTCTGCTCAAGGGCGCACTGATGCTGGTCACGGTGGCAGTGCTGATGCGCTACGTGCTGCCGCCGTTGCTACACCGCCTGGCCCATTCGGCGGAACTGCTGATGCTGTTTGCCATCGCCCTGGCGATACTGGGCGCGGCGGCCGGCGATGCGCTGGGCTTCAGCAAAGAAGTGGGGGCCTTTCTGGCCGGGATCTCCATCGCCTCGACCCCCTACCGGGAACTGGTGGCGGCGCGCCTGGTCAGCCTGCGCGATTTTCTGTTGCTGTTCTTCTTCATCGAGCTGGGCGCCGGCCTGGAACTGGGCACGCTCGGGGCACAACTGGGCGCGGCAAGCCTCTTCTCGGTCTTCGTGCTGTTCGGTAACCCGCTGATCGTTATGGCCATCATGGGCTACATGGGCTATCGCAAGCGCACCGGTTTTCTGGCCGGCCTGGCGGTCGCCCAGATCAGTGAGTTCTCACTTATCCTCGCGGCCCTGGGCCTGAGCCTGGGCCACCTGCAGCAGGAGACCGTTGGCCTGATCACCCTGGTCGGGCTCATCACCATCAGTCTTTCCACCTATATGATCCTCTACTCGCACCCGCTGTATGAACGGCTCGCCCCTTACCTGGGACTTTTTGAACGCAAGATACCCTACCGGGAAGCGGGACAGCCGGACGGCGAGGCGGAAAACGCCGATATTCTGTTGTTCGGACTGGGGCGTTTCGGCGCGGCGGTGGCCGACAACCTGCGCAACCGCGGCTATCGGATACTGGCGGTGGATTTTGACCCCGAGGTGGTGCGTCTGCACACCCGCGAGGGCTATGCGGCCCGTTACGGGGATGCCGAAGATCCCGAGTTTATTGCTACCCTGCCCCTGAATCAGGTGCGCTGGGTCATCAGCACCATTCGCGATCGCGGTATCAACAGCATGCTGCTCAGCGGCCTGAGCCAGCAGGGCTACAGCGGCCGGATTGCCCTCTCCAGCGCCCACCGCCACGACGCGAAACTGTTCGAACGCGACGGCATCGATCTGGTGCTGGTGCCCTATGCCGACGCGGCCAAAGAAGCCGCCGAACGGATCCAGGCCGCCGACGCACCGCCCGGCAACCGATCGCGCTGA
- the miaB gene encoding tRNA (N6-isopentenyl adenosine(37)-C2)-methylthiotransferase MiaB → MGKLHIRTFGCQMNEYDTAKMADVLRASHGLELTDQVDEADVLLLNTCSVREKAQEKVFSHLGMWRELKLARPELVIGVGGCVASQEGEAILKRAPYVDLVFGPQTLHRLPQMLDDARARKRSVVDISFPEIEKFDHMPEPRTDGPGAFVSIMEGCSKYCSFCVVPYTRGEEFSRPFDDVIAEVAELAERGVREVTLLGQNVNAYRGVMDDGDIADLGLLIQYVAAIDGIDRIRYTTSHPLEMNESLFQAYAEVPELVSHLHLPVQSGSDRVLALMKRKHTAMEYKATIRRLREVRPDISLSSDFIVGFPGESDADFEATLDLIAEIGFDHSFSFVYSARPGTPASSLPDDVPLAVKKQRLAILQDRINQQAAQISRDMVGTVQQILVSGPSRKDPDQLSGRTANNRVVNFRGSPELVGEFVDVNITEALPNSLRGELLSQSVRCA, encoded by the coding sequence ATGGGCAAGCTGCACATACGCACCTTTGGGTGCCAGATGAACGAGTACGACACGGCCAAGATGGCCGACGTGCTGCGGGCCTCGCACGGCCTGGAATTGACCGACCAGGTCGACGAGGCCGACGTGCTGCTGCTCAACACCTGCTCGGTGCGCGAGAAGGCGCAGGAGAAGGTCTTCTCCCATCTGGGCATGTGGCGCGAGCTCAAACTGGCCCGCCCGGAGCTGGTGATCGGCGTCGGCGGCTGTGTCGCCAGCCAGGAAGGGGAGGCCATTTTGAAGCGCGCGCCCTACGTGGATCTGGTCTTCGGCCCGCAGACCCTGCACCGCCTGCCGCAGATGCTGGACGATGCGCGCGCACGCAAGCGCTCGGTGGTGGATATCTCCTTCCCCGAGATCGAAAAGTTCGACCACATGCCCGAGCCGCGCACCGACGGCCCCGGCGCCTTTGTCTCCATCATGGAAGGCTGCAGCAAGTACTGCAGTTTCTGCGTGGTGCCCTATACCCGGGGCGAGGAGTTCAGCCGGCCATTCGATGATGTGATTGCCGAAGTGGCGGAGCTGGCCGAGCGCGGCGTGCGCGAGGTGACCCTGCTGGGGCAGAACGTCAACGCCTATCGGGGTGTCATGGATGATGGCGATATCGCCGATCTGGGCCTGCTGATCCAGTATGTGGCCGCCATCGACGGCATCGATCGCATTCGCTATACCACCTCCCATCCGCTGGAGATGAACGAGAGCCTGTTCCAGGCCTATGCCGAGGTGCCGGAGCTGGTCAGCCACCTGCACCTGCCGGTGCAAAGCGGCTCGGATCGGGTGCTGGCGCTGATGAAACGCAAGCACACGGCCATGGAATACAAGGCCACCATCCGTCGCCTGCGCGAGGTGCGCCCGGATATCAGCCTTTCCTCGGATTTTATCGTCGGCTTTCCCGGCGAGAGCGATGCGGATTTTGAGGCGACCCTGGATCTGATCGCCGAGATCGGGTTCGATCACTCGTTCAGTTTTGTCTACAGTGCCCGGCCGGGTACACCGGCCTCATCGTTGCCCGATGATGTGCCGCTGGCGGTCAAAAAACAGCGCCTGGCGATTTTGCAGGATCGTATCAATCAGCAGGCGGCACAAATCAGCCGTGACATGGTGGGCACCGTGCAGCAGATCCTGGTCAGCGGCCCCTCCCGGAAAGATCCGGACCAACTCAGTGGCCGCACGGCCAATAATCGTGTGGTAAACTTCAGGGGTAGCCCCGAATTAGTCGGTGAGTTTGTCGACGTGAACATTACCGAAGCTCTGCCCAATTCCCTGCGCGGCGAACTGCTCAGCCAGTCCGTCCGCTGTGCCTGA
- a CDS encoding PhoH family protein, protein MTSHAFSTDIVLEPADNQRLANLCGQFDEHLRQIERRLGVEVNNRGNNFRVIGDSRSVGAAGEVLRDLYAETEHQTLNPSRVNLHLQESGVDALVADITPKDEVIMTTPRGTVRGRGPNQKQYLSNLKDNDLNFGIGPAGTGKTYLAVAAAVQALEREEVRRLVLTRPAVESGERLGFLPGDLAQKIDPYLRPLYDALYEMLGFETVARLMERNVIEVAPLAYMRGRTLNESFIILDEAQNTTAEQMKMFLTRIGFGSTVVVTGDVTQVDLPRNQQSGLRQVIEVLKDVDGISFTFFNAKDVVRHPLVQRIVQAYEARGEDPLP, encoded by the coding sequence TTGACCAGCCACGCTTTTTCCACCGATATCGTTCTCGAACCCGCTGATAATCAGCGGCTGGCCAACCTGTGCGGCCAGTTCGACGAACATCTGCGCCAGATCGAACGGCGCCTGGGCGTGGAGGTGAACAATCGCGGCAACAACTTCCGGGTGATCGGCGACAGTCGCTCCGTCGGGGCGGCCGGCGAGGTGCTGCGGGATCTGTATGCCGAAACCGAACACCAGACCTTGAATCCGTCCCGGGTGAACCTCCATTTACAGGAGTCGGGCGTGGATGCGCTGGTGGCGGACATCACGCCGAAGGACGAGGTGATCATGACCACGCCGCGCGGCACGGTGCGCGGCCGCGGCCCCAACCAGAAGCAGTACCTGAGCAATCTCAAGGATAATGATCTCAATTTCGGTATCGGCCCGGCCGGCACCGGCAAGACTTATCTGGCCGTGGCTGCCGCGGTCCAGGCGCTGGAGCGCGAGGAAGTGCGGCGCCTGGTGCTGACCCGCCCGGCAGTGGAGTCGGGCGAACGGCTCGGCTTTTTGCCCGGGGACCTGGCACAGAAGATCGATCCCTATCTGCGCCCGCTCTACGACGCGCTGTATGAAATGCTGGGCTTTGAAACGGTGGCCAGGCTGATGGAGCGCAATGTGATCGAGGTGGCGCCGCTGGCCTACATGCGCGGGCGGACCCTGAACGAATCGTTCATCATCCTGGACGAGGCGCAGAACACCACGGCGGAACAGATGAAAATGTTCCTGACCCGGATCGGTTTTGGTTCCACGGTGGTAGTGACCGGGGACGTGACCCAGGTGGATCTGCCGCGCAACCAGCAATCGGGGCTGCGCCAGGTGATCGAAGTGTTGAAGGATGTGGACGGCATCAGCTTTACCTTTTTCAACGCCAAGGATGTGGTGCGCCATCCGCTGGTGCAACGTATTGTCCAGGCCTACGAGGCGCGCGGCGAAGACCCGCTGCCATGA
- the ybeY gene encoding rRNA maturation RNase YbeY — protein sequence MSIEVEVQRIAATGPSDADIQRWVSAALQAEQRQDAELTVRIVDEAESAELNEQYRHKSGPTNVLSFPFECPPEVELDLLGDLVICAPVVQREAQEQGKLEMAHWAHMVVHGTLHLLGYDHLQQDEAEEMENREISIMKELGYANPYRQDEEQ from the coding sequence ATGAGTATCGAGGTGGAGGTGCAGCGGATCGCTGCGACCGGCCCGAGCGACGCGGATATCCAGCGCTGGGTCAGCGCGGCCTTGCAGGCCGAGCAGCGCCAGGACGCTGAATTGACAGTGCGTATCGTCGATGAGGCTGAAAGCGCCGAACTGAACGAGCAGTACCGGCACAAAAGCGGGCCGACCAATGTGTTGTCGTTTCCGTTCGAGTGTCCGCCCGAGGTGGAACTGGATTTGCTGGGTGATCTGGTCATCTGTGCCCCGGTGGTACAACGCGAGGCACAGGAGCAAGGCAAGCTGGAGATGGCCCACTGGGCCCACATGGTAGTACACGGCACCCTGCATTTACTGGGGTATGATCATCTGCAACAGGACGAGGCAGAAGAGATGGAGAATCGGGAAATCAGCATCATGAAAGAGCTGGGGTATGCAAACCCTTACCGACAGGATGAAGAGCAATGA
- a CDS encoding HlyC/CorC family transporter, with product MNEDRSGSSDKETKAQKSWLERLGQALQGDLKDMDQLLEVLHEAHRNQVIDIDALAMIEGVLQVSDMQVRDIMIPRSQMTVIERDAAPQDILNTVIESAHSRFPAVGESKDDVIGVLLAKDLLPYFLEGEQPRLNIRDILRPAVVIPESKRLNVLLKEFRANRNHMAIVVDEYGGVAGLVTIEDVLEQIVGEIEDEHDFDEDTQILQHENHTATVKGITPIEDFNRHFGTDYSDEEFDTIGGLVINQLGHLPKRGEVIELGHLQFRVLRATNRQVHLLEVCQLDIPDTGQTAGTGSASGS from the coding sequence ATGAACGAAGACCGATCGGGTAGTTCCGACAAAGAAACCAAAGCGCAAAAATCGTGGCTGGAACGCCTTGGCCAGGCCCTGCAAGGTGACCTCAAGGACATGGACCAGCTGTTGGAAGTCCTGCATGAGGCACACCGCAACCAGGTGATCGATATCGATGCGTTGGCCATGATCGAGGGTGTCCTGCAGGTTTCCGATATGCAGGTACGCGACATTATGATTCCCCGCTCGCAGATGACCGTTATCGAACGGGATGCCGCTCCGCAGGATATTCTCAACACAGTGATCGAGTCGGCGCATTCGCGCTTTCCGGCGGTCGGCGAGAGCAAGGACGATGTGATCGGGGTTTTGCTGGCCAAGGATCTGCTGCCTTATTTTCTGGAAGGTGAACAACCGCGCCTGAATATCCGCGACATCCTGCGTCCGGCCGTGGTTATTCCGGAAAGCAAGCGCCTCAATGTCTTGCTCAAGGAGTTTCGTGCCAACCGTAATCACATGGCGATCGTGGTGGATGAATACGGCGGTGTTGCGGGCCTGGTAACGATTGAAGATGTCCTCGAGCAGATCGTCGGCGAGATCGAGGACGAACACGACTTCGACGAAGATACACAGATCCTGCAGCACGAGAACCATACCGCCACCGTCAAGGGCATCACGCCCATCGAGGATTTCAACCGCCATTTCGGTACCGATTACAGTGACGAGGAGTTCGATACCATCGGTGGGCTGGTGATCAATCAACTGGGTCATTTGCCCAAACGAGGCGAAGTGATCGAGCTGGGGCATTTGCAATTCCGGGTGTTGCGGGCCACCAATCGCCAGGTGCACCTGCTGGAAGTTTGCCAGCTCGATATACCGGATACCGGGCAAACCGCCGGCACCGGTTCCGCCAGTGGTAGTTAA
- the lnt gene encoding apolipoprotein N-acyltransferase: MVVKQLSNLRYLLALLAGASLPLAFEPFAFIPLAFLAPALLFYLWLDATPREALRSGYLFGLGLFGIGVSWVFVAMHDFGYASAPVAAFLTALFVAFLALYYGLLGYLAGYLHRRLAGLRHQRLISLLLLFPALWVVLEWVRGWFLTGFPWLNLGYSQIDSGLSGFAPLLGVYGLSWLTLLAAGLLLVLLLSGNRARQLGLLAIFVGLHLLGFGLKQLEWTEPHGEPLQATLIQGNLPQETRWDPEALQERLTLYAELTEQHWDSDLIVWPENAVSTFYHYVEDTYLAELQRRARQHGTDIVLGLPVMDQETHVYYSSMISVGRTPSMYHKVHLVPFGEYVPLESMLRGTIAFFDLPMSGFSPGDLDQPLLQAAGQPVATTVCYEDVFGEEVIRHLPEATLMINGSNNSWYGNSFAPHQHLQIARLRALESGRPLLRATTNGISVLVNHKGEVMARSRQFETDVVSGEIQPRRGSTLYIRFGNLPVLMLLSIAGGLILFLVLRSRRQN; encoded by the coding sequence GTGGTAGTTAAACAGCTGTCAAACCTGCGCTATCTGCTGGCGCTGCTGGCCGGCGCCAGCTTGCCGCTGGCCTTTGAGCCGTTCGCTTTTATCCCCCTGGCTTTTCTGGCGCCGGCCTTGCTGTTCTATTTGTGGCTTGATGCGACACCCCGTGAGGCGCTGCGCAGCGGTTATCTGTTCGGATTGGGACTGTTCGGCATCGGGGTCTCCTGGGTGTTTGTGGCCATGCACGACTTCGGTTATGCGTCGGCGCCGGTGGCCGCGTTTCTGACTGCTCTGTTTGTCGCTTTCCTCGCCCTCTATTACGGGTTGCTGGGTTATCTGGCGGGGTATCTGCATCGTCGTCTGGCCGGACTGCGTCATCAGCGTTTAATCAGTCTATTACTGCTATTCCCCGCCCTGTGGGTAGTGCTGGAATGGGTGCGTGGCTGGTTCCTGACCGGCTTTCCCTGGCTTAATCTGGGCTACAGCCAGATCGACAGCGGCCTGAGCGGATTTGCCCCCTTGCTGGGGGTATATGGTCTGAGCTGGCTGACCCTGCTTGCGGCGGGATTGTTACTGGTGTTGCTCCTCTCGGGAAACCGGGCCAGGCAGCTGGGGTTACTGGCGATCTTTGTCGGGTTGCACTTGCTGGGTTTCGGCTTAAAACAGCTGGAGTGGACCGAACCCCACGGTGAACCGTTACAGGCGACGCTGATTCAGGGCAACCTGCCTCAGGAGACCCGCTGGGATCCCGAAGCATTGCAAGAGCGATTAACGCTGTATGCGGAGCTTACCGAACAGCACTGGGACAGCGATCTCATTGTCTGGCCGGAAAATGCGGTAAGTACGTTCTATCATTACGTCGAGGATACCTACCTGGCGGAATTGCAGCGCCGCGCGCGTCAGCATGGTACGGATATTGTGCTGGGTCTGCCGGTGATGGATCAGGAAACACACGTCTATTACAGCAGTATGATCAGTGTGGGGCGCACCCCCAGTATGTATCACAAAGTCCATCTTGTACCGTTCGGTGAATATGTGCCGTTGGAGTCGATGCTGCGTGGAACGATTGCGTTTTTTGACCTGCCCATGTCCGGTTTCAGTCCCGGCGATCTTGACCAGCCGTTATTGCAGGCGGCCGGTCAGCCTGTTGCCACCACTGTGTGCTATGAGGATGTATTCGGTGAGGAGGTGATTCGGCATCTGCCCGAAGCGACATTGATGATTAATGGCAGTAACAACTCCTGGTACGGCAACTCGTTTGCACCACACCAGCATTTGCAAATCGCCCGTCTGCGCGCGCTGGAGAGCGGGCGGCCGCTGTTGCGCGCCACGACCAACGGTATCAGCGTACTGGTGAATCACAAGGGGGAGGTGATGGCGCGCTCCAGGCAGTTTGAAACCGACGTCGTTAGTGGCGAAATCCAGCCACGGCGGGGCAGTACCCTCTATATCCGCTTCGGCAACCTGCCGGTGCTGATGTTGCTGTCGATCGCCGGCGGGTTGATACTTTTTCTGGTGCTGAGATCGCGTCGACAAAATTGA
- a CDS encoding zinc ribbon-containing protein, which translates to MNDTQDRLLKAYHDMMHHLRDAWTDVEEKALPPLRERLDKAMQQASEMGELSREEAERVREYVRRDVEEAADFMSENGRQLREWLQFDLQFAESKFAEMFAAVADRTRLELDALAERARRVGEWHTGEITGIGILQCKQCGEILHFEKPGHIPPCPRCQGTVFKKYFGPQQQA; encoded by the coding sequence ATGAACGATACCCAGGACCGGCTGCTCAAGGCCTATCACGACATGATGCACCACCTGCGCGACGCGTGGACGGATGTAGAGGAAAAAGCATTGCCACCGCTGCGGGAGCGCCTCGACAAGGCCATGCAACAGGCTTCGGAAATGGGCGAGCTCAGCCGCGAGGAGGCCGAAAGAGTCCGCGAATACGTGCGCCGTGACGTCGAAGAAGCCGCGGATTTCATGAGCGAGAATGGTCGCCAGCTCAGGGAGTGGCTACAGTTCGATCTACAGTTCGCCGAATCCAAATTCGCCGAAATGTTCGCCGCGGTGGCCGACCGCACCCGGCTGGAACTCGATGCATTGGCCGAGCGGGCCCGCCGGGTCGGTGAGTGGCACACCGGGGAAATCACCGGAATCGGCATCCTGCAGTGCAAGCAATGCGGTGAAATACTGCACTTTGAAAAGCCGGGTCACATTCCGCCCTGCCCCAGGTGCCAGGGCACCGTATTCAAAAAATACTTCGGTCCGCAGCAGCAGGCCTGA